The Zeugodacus cucurbitae isolate PBARC_wt_2022May chromosome 4, idZeuCucr1.2, whole genome shotgun sequence genome includes the window AAATTCAACTTTCCCTACGCTGTGTTTAGCGTCTGCCACGAGTTTACCACGCTAAAGACTAAAAACTTTTAATTgtccttaatttatttaaatatttagctaATTTGAAGGTTTCACAGCTACAACCCCAATAGCACCAACAATAAACACTACTTCAAAACGTACTATGAGCAGTTGATTAAGTGCGACAGTGGGTAAATTAGTGAGTTGCGGCTGGAGCCGCCGTTGCAGAGAAGAAGGAAGAAGCCAAAAAGGATGAGTCGGAGTCGGAAGAAGACGACGATATGGGTTTCGGTCTCTTTGACTAAACAGCTCAACCTAGCAATGAATACGTTGATGAAGGgcaataaatatactttttttagttttggtaTTAAGAGATTGTGGAAGAGAACCTCAAACCTTGTTGAGCGGCGAATCGAACGAGCAACTAGAATAGGCTGGTATAATGGTGGAGAATCTAATAAACATCTCTAAATCATCCTGTAATCTTTGtagctttttgtttttggagaTTTGTTGACTAGAAAGCAATGCTTAAACATAGCGAGTTGATAAGTGGCGACGAGTTTGTAACTGTTACGTTACTATTACTGCTTCCTGCAAGGCATTTATCACTCTTATAATAGGAAGATAATTCAGAATAATGAATAAACTGTATTGGTGCTTTCATATATCAACCAGCTACTCTGAGGGTGttgaagaataaaaaaaaatgacaaaTGGGGTCAGTATttcctctagcccccatataccttataCACGGATTTtgaaacttccggtggactttgtaccacatatatcggttaatatgtgagataactTGGATATACTGAGGGTTGgtgttgaaaattgttgaaatcggttcaggttaCCCCAGCCcccatttactatatataatgagttTCGTTATTcgattgaatttatttcttacTCATCCACATAATTTATTCTCATCATTATTTATTCATCATCGTGAATGCACAAATATTTTCCGTATAGTCACATTTCTTtataaacaacaatattaattttactttgaaTCTAAAGAAGATATTAAAGCACATGTTTACAGACGCTATGGCCTTGTTGAGACAACACATGCCTGATTGTACAATTAAATGAAacatacagatatataaatatttacccagAATAATATAACAATATGGAGACAAATTAACTAACACTTTATAGATTATGAACTCGGACACACTAAGTAGCATCTCTAATTGTCCTGATAAGATAGCACAGAACTGATGGCAAACGATTTAAAATGAGGCACCGGGAACTGAATTCCAGTTGCATTGCGTTTGTCAGCGGATTAGCATAACGGAAGTTCTTTACAGAAAGATatagatttaaaataaataaaataaagttaatgaataaaaaaatagtaataaattgttaaaaaagtcgttttgaaatttgaaactgTTGAAACAGTATTTCAATATGTTCAAATTCATTTCGCAAAGTGTAAGCAAGTCTTCATTGTTTTCGAGGTCTTTCGTATACTCCCAACTTCACTTATTTGCATTCAGTGTCACCCCACCATAATTCTCCTGCTTCTACTATCCAAATCGTCAAATTACGCCTCTGCTGTCTGCAATGCTTGTTCGGAAACTACAAATTTAGCCTGCGTATCGGAGACGCAGTTCCAAGTGTGCGTTGATAGCATACCAACTGGAACGGCGACTACTTGTCCAAGCGGATACATTTGTTCGACCAATTCTACCAGTATTTGTGAGCCGGATAATGATTCGAATATAATGGCCGATTGCACCGAATGCAATACCTGTGATGAGAGCAAAACCTTCGCCTGCACTGGAGTACGCACATACGCACTATGTCTGGGCACAACAACCGTTAGCGATTTGGGTGGCACCTGTGCGCCTTATCACGTGTGTAGCATCGACTATGAATATATATGCGGCAATGCAACCTTGGGCGTGAGTATAGGAGAAGTTGGTgtcataataattattaaacttGCAATTTATCTCAAAAGATTGAACCCACATGTCCCACAGCTGATGAGATAGCCACCACAACGGTTGCAACTACCTCTACGACTAGTTCAAATTCGGAAATTGTAACGGATCCAGTTGCTTATTGTcaaaacatacaaataaatggtcGCTTTCCAGTCGGCAATGATCTTACAACAACATGTAAACAGTGAGTggattttaatacatttatttttgagtACTTATAGGGTAATCTTCCCTCCACTTTAGGTATGTCTACTGTTTCATAAATGCAAACGTTTGGAGTGGCGCGCTCTACTACTGCCCTGGTGCTACTTATTTTGACAGTTCTTCACGCTATTGCACACCAAATGTACCGGCACGTTGCGTAACTTCTACGCAATCATTGTATTTGAAGTCTTTCGAACTCAGTTTCGACGACTAACTAAGCTACAAGAGGAGTGAGTGATCTATTTTCAATTTTGAGAGGCTATAAAGTTGAGCAGTTGGAGAGAGTTTTTGAAGTTGAGAGAGACAACAAACTCTGTACTCTCACAGAATGAGATCATACACATTTGttagtttagaattttttatctTAAGTACCAGgttatgcatttaaataaataagaacaagGCAAAATAGCGCCTTGGAGGATAtgtgaacatttttttacatatatttggttCGATTGCTGTCAAAGAAGTTTGGTTGTTGGATAAGCAACATCGCATATTTCATATACGGTATACCTTCTCTTCTGGAAGACATTTAGAGAGAGAAAGGAATAATGGAAGTTTACGTATATTTcagaacataaaatataaattccacCAAAATTGTTCAgttgtttataattaaaaatttattcaaatacagTAGGCTGGCTTATTAATAGTGCAAGCTTTATTTTCCATACTAAAGTATGTGTTCGGAGCGCACGAATACTCAGTACCACGTTTATTGCGACAGTGTATATACctgaaagaaaacaacaaattaatttccgatatcatttaattataacgaaacTAACCTCTTGCAATACGGATCATGTGGCATGGTCGGGTATAGACCAGTTCGCGTTTGCTGAGCACAAACCTCATTAGGTGTCAATGGATATGTTGGAGTTGTAGGCAGTGAAGTGGGTGGACTTGCTGTTGTCGGCTCAGTAGAAGGATCGATCACATCACAGGTTACAGTATGCGGTCCAGCAGCACTAACACAAATCGCATCACTTGTGGCGTCACAAACAAATCCACTGGGACAAATACCCACTTGACCGGTGGGATGTAAGGCGCCATAACACATTTGGAATGTGGTGCGACTCAGACAAGCGAAGAGTGCATTACGTTGAGCCGTACATTGTCGACAAAGCGATGTGGAGCCACAACTGGGAGCACGCGTTGCACTCGCTTGTAGACAGATGGCGTTGAATTCTGTGCACTCGAAGCCCTCCTTGCAATGATACAGTACATCCATATTGGGATTATTGTCTGTTGAAGTGAgaaatttggttttttttacCATTGGTGATAACATTTGGTTGCAAAAGATTAGAATTACCACCAAAGCAAAGATAGAACGATGTTGAATTGATGCAGGCAACTTGATTATCCTGGCAGACATTGCACACTGCAGTTGTTGAGTCAATGGATAAGTAAATGCAGATCGCTACCTGTAAATAAACGGGAGTTAAAAAATGGTAAATGAAGACGTTAGAccaatgtatatttataaaaataaaacgacCTTCTAACAAAATATGAAACTACAAACATCGGGGAATTACTTGAAAAGGTACTCCGTCGATTAGAGAGGGCTACATGTACAAAACTACAAGTAGGACATTAGTACACATAAAGATCGGAAAGCAACATCAAACTAAAGGTTTTCTAACTTGTTAGGCTGATGATTGAAGTCTGTTTAATGAAACCAACTAACAATAAAGGCAAACCCCCCCAAGGAGCACCTGAAATACAAAGTAGACTTCGACTATGTAACTCATTAGAGGATTtcggtttaaattaaattagactCTCGATTGActcgaattttaaatattcgaaTAAATAGTTTCGAAAAATTCTATTGAGCTGAATATCCATTGGCCGATATATGTAGGTAATAGAGAGTCTGTTACCATTATCCTAGATCTCAACCAGACCAAGATTCGTACAACCACAGAGAAAAAACAATTTATCAAGCCACTATAGATTCTATATAAATCGAAAATCTTCAAGCTTGAAGGTTTGAATCAATTAATTCGACAGATTAGTTacgaagtaataaaaaaattttaatttttcgtaaatGCTGTCCATGTGCCTCTCATATggatttcattcattcatttgtttTCACATATAGGATATGAAATGTCATCAAATCACCATAGAGATGTCATTAAAAACACGATCTTTAAAGCACTGTTTCAATGTTTGTAGATATATTTcgggaatatttatatatatatatgtatattatattttttaatgataaagTCCATcgcataattaattatattctaCATACTTGCAAACTAAAAAAGAGCAATTTCTTTAAGCCGCACAACGCCATTTTGCTTCACTCTCAATATAATACACTATTTTGAATACCACTCAAAAAGCTCCACGAGTTTCACAAATACACTTTTGGCACTTTGGACAGTCTCAAAAGAAATTAGTCCTTAGATTTCATCTAGTTTTCTTTTTTGTCGATCTTTGTACACCTTTTCTCCgccaacacagcacaacaactATTGGCGCAATGAACTTTGGATTTGCTTTTAAGTGGCCCTCTAAATTCTATGTATtaatttgaagataatttctctCCGGttcgtacataatatttttgtccATTTCCTCTTGTCGGCGATTGTGACTTCATAACTATTTTTCGTGCTAATTGGCTTGTTGATGTTTCTAATTTAACTTCTGAATGCATAAAGTTTACGAGTAAATAGAATTTAGATTAAGAGACttaccataaatatttataaattacgtGCCGGTAGTTGAGTGAGTTGGTGCGTGGCTATTAAACGGTTGGGAGTGGGTTCGAGAGTCATTGcgattagttttttgtttttatgaccGATCTCCTCCCattttaatcataaaataaGAGAGTTACAAAAGAACGTGCAGTCCTCATAATATTTCTATGATGATATTGCATGACATCTCTGATTAAGACGTGCATGCTTCGAagatctaatatatttattatgatatTGGGGTTGCTAGTAAAACTATGAgctcttagataatttatataaataaatacgggTACTTCTAACGCCGCTCTCGCTTAAAACATAGCATACTCAGCCCATGTGTAATATTATGCCTAAAATCAtagtctacaaataaaaaaaaagtgtttacatacttatgtagGTGTTAACTGTACATATGTTTACCTTAACATGTTTATCTaacgttttaaatttttaagcgtGTGAAATTAAAGAGAAGATAACTCTCCGCTACTGTTGTTGAAATTAAGATAAAATTCAAGTATTATCTGTTTGTTTGGGAAGATAATTTGGAAATAGCTTACTTACTAAACATTATGAAGTAATCTTAGCTTATTCAGCTTGTGCAAATAAGAAGTGAATTCGTAGAATTGTGAGCGGCACTTAAGCCTTAtaggtttgtttgtttgatcGAGCGACATCAGATCATCAATATCGCTGATTTTATCTTCTACTTTATTAATGATTCACAATTCAGTTCTATGCTTGTTTCTGATTTCAatggtacatatataaaaatttaaaaaagggaCTATAATAGTTTCTCTCTAATTACCACTGCTATAATATATGAGCTTTAAGGATTTCAATCTCTGGTCGCTGGGTACAAGTATCATATGATTTCACAAATATGTTTTAGATGGGCTTGGAAACATGGAAAATCgaatataattcttttaattattgGGTGCTTCAGATGATGAGGATCTAGAATGAGAGTTTTTAATTGGTATTTATTGGTTATAGGAATGAGCTAAACGTTACAGTTCAAGATCGTTTGACTTAACTGGCcctaatatttaaaatagtttatgAGTAATTATGGTAAATTTAGACTCGGGTGCGTATCAAAATATCTACTCAAAATCACTATATATTCTCCCGTAGACCAGCTGCAGATCTGGATCGAGAAGTAATACTTTTGAATCAAATGATCATGAAATGAATTCAATCTTTACTTCTACTTTTTACCACTTGAAAAGTACagttaacaatttatttcaaaaattccatatttcaaaagtttttatttcaaacacaGCCATTTGGTTTAGGAACTTGACAAATTCTTGATTGTGGATTGAAAAATAGTTTACCAGGACACCGCATTAAGCGCCCAACGAGACCCAAACCACCACCGGAACCTGTACAATACAAGTATCTGAAATGAAAAGGTGATAAATAACTATATGTATAGAATATGCACCGTTATGAGTGTAATTGTGCTCACCTAGTACAACTGCTGTCAGCTGGGTTGGGATAACGGCCAACATATCTTTGACTCGAGCAATAATCCACTGGTGATGGCCTTGTCGTGGGTGCTACACTTGTGGGTGAATTTGTAGAAACTTGCGCTGTCGACGgagaagtagacgtggttgttgTGGACGGGGGTGTGGGTTGTATAATTACAGTTGTGCTGACTGCAGGTAATAGCGGAGTGGGTTGTATAATTACAGTTGTGGTGACTGCAGGTAATGGCGGAGTGGGTTGTATAATTACAGTTGTTATGGCTGACTCACTTTTTGGTGGCACATCTACAGCCACATTTACATCACACATATCATCTGTATCTATTAGACATTCACTCACACATGGCACTCTACCGGCATGCGCCACCGATGTGCGACATATTTGACCAGCGCGACAGGTCCCGCGTACATTGGTCAGCACATTTCCCATGCACATAGTGAATGAGGTTCGGCTGGTGCAGGTGAAGCCACCATTCATGACATCAGCACACTGACCGCATTGCTTGGTGTTGCCACAGGCAGCCTGTATGCTGGGATTACTGTCGGGATCCATACAAACTTGCCCCAGTGTGGTGCAGACCTCATCCTCATTCGGGCAGCTGAATTCCTCGTTAATGTTTGGCAGccctgtcggttgtgattgatcataaaagcgaaatattttttattaagcttTTATAATTTGGTACTTACCACCGAAACACAGGTGAAATGTGTTGTTGCTGGCGCAGGCAACGCCATTGCTATTGCAAATGTGACAAATCGCGCCGCTTTGGTGCAGtgtcagtaagaaaatatatacaccGAAAAGCTGGTTGTAAgtaaattgtatttgtaaattaatttatataataaaaactcgaaaaataatattttaccgcTATTTTACACATGTTACTCTCGTATATATTTATCACAACTAATGCTTTCGTTAAACTTGTGAGGGCTGACTAACTGTTTTCTGCTAGATGTTACTTGTTTTATGAATACAATGTGCATTTAACCCTTGCACTACCACTGTAGCATATCGCCATTTCAGTCTTCCTTTGGCTAGCGACTTTCTCCGTACATCACGGGATTTAGCCGGAAACTGATAAGTTGTAGATAtcgtatattttgaaattaaaatggtTAACTTCGACCGTGAAGTactataacaaattttatataaaaaatgtgtagatttgtatgtttatGAAGGAAATAACTTTTATTGTGGTCGTTATAGGGTTAGGTTAagctatgaaatatatttgtgcgATCAAGTGAAATGAAGATAAGTTGTCGTAGTTCAATGTCAGCTAAGATAAAGTGTAGGAGTCCAAGATTTCGGACTGTTATCATATGTTTTgtggagattatattattttttggacAATTCAACATGTTATTAATACAATATTCCTCGacgaatttaatttcaaatatgcattaattatacaataataaatgtgGAAAACGTGGAAAATCTTTAAAACCAGTTTGTCTGGTTCTTTACAATATGAAAATAGAAATCTCTTTTGTAGTAGTGAACAAAACAGGAAACTAAATTTGAAAGAGAACTTTTTAGAAAAAGCTCTCAGTTAAGCTCTGGTCCACTCCTCTGTTTAATAATAActcttttttcaacaaaatttaaagttttaagtcAAGTAACTATGATGtacttttccgtttttttttcagaatactAAACCATATAACTGTCTTTGACCTTGGAGAGTGGCAAATAGCATATTTATATAGACtagcatatttaaataatgatGAATGATAATATATAAGGTTGTccaatatctcccttccgtctttttatactctcgcaacctgttgcacagagtatcatagttttgttcacataacggttgtttgtgtcaccaagaaatataagagttagatatggggttatatatacataaatgatcaggatgacgagtagatttgaaatccggatgtctgtccgtccgtctgtccgtctgtccgtctgtccgtgcaagcgataacttgagtaaaaattaagatatcttaaggaaacttggaacacatgttccttggcaccctgaggaggttgctttcgaaaatgggcaaaatcggtccactgccacgcccacaaaatggaggaaaccgaaaacctatacagtgtcataactaagccataaataaagttatgaaaatgaaatttggaacataggatcccattagggaggggcacatttggatgtaatttttttggaaaagtgggcgtgaccccgcccccaaataggttttttgtatataactcgcaaaccaataaagctatataagcccaactttctgcagtcgtttcttttagccatttccttatacagtccaaaaatgaaagaaatcggataataaccacgcccacctcccatacaaaggttaggttgaaaattactaaaagtgggttaactccctaacgaaaaacgtcagaaacaccaaattttacataagaaaaggcagaagaaagctgcactgagatttttttacaaaatggaaaatgggtgtggcgtcgcccacttatgggtcaaaaaccatatctcaagaactattcgaccgatttcaatgaaattcggtacataactctttcttgacaccctgatgacacgggtggaatatgggcgaaatcggttcacaactacgtctacttcccatataacccaattttgaattccatctgattcgttcactttataatgtattcataaggaaccaatgaagctagcggaataaaactttacacaaatactgtatttgagctgtgacatcacttgtggaaaaattgtcaaaatcgaaccatgacttttcaaggcccctgatatcaaacatgaagaactcagtgcctaaggttaatttttcaccgaaaatataggtaaatccctcagatattttaatgtaattcattccctctgaatttttttcttataacagtttctctctgtacctgaaatggtaaaaattgggtcataacttcccccagatcccatatacctaattataagtaatattaaattaagtgagcgtatagtcttcgatacgttgtatcttggtggtgaaaacgagtgaaattggtttaggaattacctcagtccccatatactatttatgatgattttcgttattctattgaactttatgccgaatatatgggtcgaattgtgttgtctttataaaattacatcaataaattgcgagagtataaaatgttcggttacacccgaacttagcccttccttacttgttgtcttttgaatttcgcggctatgtataaagcgctacagagctcgtatctggcattACTACGAGTATAcactttgaaaggtcttgacataacctacaaaacgacgctatgcatgattagttggATATTGGGTTCAACAATTATAGACGTGttaacatggagttcactaatgccgaaattcgcgctattttaaagttttccttcgttaaagacaaatCGCTTGAGATTagtggtgttttgggggatagtactctatcacttcgaactgcggaggaatttttttcgacgattcagagctggTGAAAacaacaccatggataagccagccggcgaaagacctgtgacgacgaataccgatcaaatcgaGGTCGACCggtatgtggcatctcgtgacatcgcccaggagatgggagttagtcaccaaaccattttaaccATCTGACGAAAAataaccttctggaccgaatcaacaccTGCGATATGCTACTGAAATTGAACGAA containing:
- the LOC105210505 gene encoding uncharacterized protein LOC105210505 — translated: MFKFISQSCHPTIILLLLLSKSSNYASAVCNACSETTNLACVSETQFQVCVDSIPTGTATTCPSGYICSTNSTSICEPDNDSNIMADCTECNTCDESKTFACTGVRTYALCLGTTTVSDLGGTCAPYHVCSIDYEYICGNATLGIEPTCPTADEIATTTVATTSTTSSNSEIVTDPVAYCQNIQINGRFPVGNDLTTTCKQYVYCFINANVWSGALYYCPGATYFDSSSRYCTPNVPARCVTSTQSLYLKSFELSFDD
- the LOC105210504 gene encoding uncharacterized protein LOC105210504, producing MALCGLKKLLFFSLQVAICIYLSIDSTTAVCNVCQDNQVACINSTSFYLCFGDNNPNMDVLYHCKEGFECTEFNAICLQASATRAPSCGSTSLCRQCTAQRNALFACLSRTTFQMCYGALHPTGQVGICPSGFVCDATSDAICVSAAGPHTVTCDVIDPSTEPTTASPPTSLPTTPTYPLTPNEVCAQQTRTGLYPTMPHDPYCKRYIHCRNKRGTEYSCAPNTYFSMENKACTINKPAYCI
- the LOC105210503 gene encoding mucin-2, with protein sequence MCKIALFGVYIFLLTLHQSGAICHICNSNGVACASNNTFHLCFGGLPNINEEFSCPNEDEVCTTLGQVCMDPDSNPSIQAACGNTKQCGQCADVMNGGFTCTSRTSFTMCMGNVLTNVRGTCRAGQICRTSVAHAGRVPCVSECLIDTDDMCDVNVAVDVPPKSESAITTVIIQPTPPLPAVTTTVIIQPTPLLPAVSTTVIIQPTPPSTTTTSTSPSTAQVSTNSPTSVAPTTRPSPVDYCSSQRYVGRYPNPADSSCTRYLYCTGSGGGLGLVGRLMRCPGKLFFNPQSRICQVPKPNGCV